A stretch of Arachis hypogaea cultivar Tifrunner chromosome 15, arahy.Tifrunner.gnm2.J5K5, whole genome shotgun sequence DNA encodes these proteins:
- the LOC112750381 gene encoding myb family transcription factor PHL8, translating into MLHHITSNSSTKQGKRKRKMEMDMEKMQNQSVHFVLSTDAKPRLKWTPELHQRFIEAVHQLGGAEKATPKSLMRVMGIQGLTLYHLKSHLQKYRLGKSHQLETCSDNQQEDCRKIKSSHGHCSKENSVGEQKQVTENMKIAQALHMQMEVQRKLCEQIEVQKHLQLRIEAQGKYLQSVLKKAQEALQGYNSSSVGLELTKAELSQLVTVINNACPGSPISELTETRGLSLRSDDERKQDKGTMCSLESSLTSSESCGRKEEIHQPMEEETRWNLKSFNEISLEFPFEAFHQTGKGQSGDDSSKEERVRKRNAKTDSEGSYCVEQPSGKRCGNKLRKLEFDLNNQYHNDTDSR; encoded by the exons ATGTTACACCACATTACCAGTAACTCATCCACAAaacaaggaaaaaggaaaaggaaaatggaAATGGATATGGAAAAGATGCAAAATCAAAGTGTGCATTTTGTTCTATCCACTGATGCAAAACCAAGGCTTAAATGGACTCCTGAGCTTCACCAAAGATTCATTGAGGCAGTTCATCAGCTTGGAGGTGCAGAGA AAGCAACCCCAAAGAGTCTTATGAGAGTGATGGGGATACAAGGACTTACTTTGTACCACTTGAAGAGCCATTTACAG AAATATAGACTTGGGAAAAGCCACCAGCTAGAAACCTGTTCCGACAACCAACAAGAAG ATTGCAGAAAAATCAAGAGCAGTCATGGTCATTGCAGCAAGGAAAACAGTGTTGGGGAACAGAAACAAGTCACTGA GAACATGAAGATAGCTCAGGCTCTCCATATGCAAATGGAGGTACAAAGGAAACTTTGTGAACAAATTGAG GTGCAGAAACATTTACAGCTTCGAATTGAAGCTCAAGGGAAGTACTTGCAATCGGTGTTAAAGAAAGCGCAAGAGGCGCTTCAAGGATACAATTCTTCCTCAGTAGGACTAGAACTCACAAAAGCAGAACTCTCTCAACTAGTTACAGTAATCAACAATGCTTGTCCAGGTTCTCCAATCTCAGAACTCACAGAAACTAGAGGGTTAAGTTTGAGAAGTGATGATGAGAGGAAACAAGACAAGGGAACCATGTGCTCATTGGAGAGTTCTTTGACTTCTTCTGAAAGCTGTGGGAGAAAGGAAGAGATACACCAGCCAATGGAAGAAGAAACAAGATGGAACTTGAAAAGTTTTAATGAAATTTCACTTGAATTTCCCtttgaggcatttcatcaaacaggtAAAGGGCAAAGTGGGGATGACTCGAGTAAAGAAGAAAGAGTGAGAAAGAGAAATGCAAAAACTGATTCTGAAGGTAGCTACTGTGTTGAGCAACCATCTGGGAAAAGATGTGGCAACAAATTGAGAAAACTTGAATTTGACTTAAACAACCAATATCACAATGACACGGACTCAAGATGA